TAAAATAAGACATAAATTGCATGGTTGttagaaaaataatttgatCAACATGACATATATGAAAAACACTTATGTAATCCAAATAATCGAACCGGACAAAAATCGgattattaaattcgatttgtCTTTTTAGAAAAACAATCGCATGTTTGCTAGAAAAACAATTAGATCAACATGACATAAATGGATAAAACGTATGTAATCCAAATAATCGAACCGGACAAAAATCGgattattaaattcgatttgcccttttagaaaaataatcgCATGCTTGTTAGAAAAACAATTAGATCAACATGACATAAATGAACAAAGCGAATGTAATCAAAATAATCGAAccgaaaaaaatcaaattattaaattcgatttgtctttttagaaaaataatcgCATGCTTGTTAAAAAAACAATTAGATCAAGATGACATAAATGAACAAAACATATGCAATCAAAATAATCGAACCGGacaaaaattgaattattaaatTCGACTTGTCGTTTTAGACCTGATCAGATTCTTTATGTTCAGAGTAGACTTAGAAGTTCAGTTTGCATTGAAATTCTTAACGTTATAACCCaacatatttaaattataactactactactaaatacattaaattatatttaaattaaatatttagtcAAACAATTACGTAAGTATACACACTAACTATTTTTTTGAAGTTGGATTTTTCGgattttttacaaaagaaaaactcGGATATTAATTTATGTTCCGGATTAGGTTGTATAACGGAAACGTGAGCGAATGCTGattcataaaaacaaaaatcaagttaaaaaaaacaaaaaccaagAAATTCAATCCTAATTAATTTAGGTTAAGCATATTTTTCTATCCAAATACGGAAAAATTACTAAAACACCCTCGGGTTCCATTCGTTCCCTATAAATAAACCGCTCGAATTCGGATTCTCTCACAAATTCTGATGAAtgctctcttcttctctctgtACATCGCAGTATAGATACGATTATACATACATCTGACGTATTCTTTACTCAATAGCTTGACTCAGAAGGAGTATTCATTGCAATTGGAGGTATAATACAATCTCATTTTTGAGCTGATGATGTGTGGTAGAGTAGCGAATCAGCTTGAATGGCGAAGTATATGTTGTTAATTTGATTGGAAAATGGACCGTAGGAGTAATCCGATGAGTTTTGAGATTGATTTTGAGCTTATTGATTCATTATCTGGAATTTGAACTTTTTTTGTGGATTTCGCACGATTTAGTTGTGATGAATGGTGTTGTTTTTTCGGTTTATTgatttgtttgaatttttgttTGATAATGTGGAGTGAATTGGCTACTAGTAGAGGAAGGTTGTCTGGTTATTAATCTGGTTATTGATTTATAGTTGAGAAATGGAGGTCTGCTGCATCTTAGGCATTGTATATGTACATTTTGGATCGTGCTTGGTCATAATTAGAGGTTGAAATTTGTCCACAGGGTTGTGAAGTATGGTATTTTGAGCATGATTGTACAGTTATTTAATTTCTTGATATTTCTTGTCTATTGTCTTAATTTTTTGTCAGCAAGATAGACCCTAACTGTTATTCTGTGGTATGCAATGCACACTGTTGTGAGCAAGATTGGGTAGTTATCAAGTTTCTTGTCAATCTTTGAATGATGTGAAAGAGAAGTTTTGTTAAATGAATAAATTTGTTGGATTGATGATTCTTTGGCCATTAAAAATAGCAAATGTATGATCTAGTGTGTGTCTTTCTTAGTCAGGGCTGAGTATTTTGTTTGGTGATTATGACTAAGCATTcttacaaattttatttccaaattTGATGCAGAGGTGCTTTTGTTAGGCATTCGAGAAGTCTGAGTATTTGTGCTGAGTAGATCTTTGGTTGGCATGTTATATTCTTTACTAATAGAATATCCAACTAAAATTACCAGTATACATATATAGACAATTTTGTTTGCTTGTTTGCAACTATTTGTGAAATGGGCTCAAAAGGAAGACTAATAGTTGATCTTAATGAACCGACTACtgaaaatgaagatgatatTGATAGTGTTGTCTGCTTCCAGACTCAGGAGGCCATTCCACCCTCAAATATTGAAAGGAAAGATTTATTTGTGGCACCAGCAGGTCCTATTGGTGATCAGGATTCTGAGAAAGAAGAGGGTGAATGGTCTGATGCAGAGGGCTCAGCTAATGCTTCAATTGGTTTACATACACAAGAGAGAGGCCAAGTTGCATTGATGCAAAATAGTGCATGCCCAAAGGGGGTAGTGAGTATTGCATTAGATACTGAAACAACTGATAAGAAAATCAATAAAGCTAAAGATGGTGAAGAACATTCTGCTTCAGAGCCTAAACCAAGAATATCCAGAGGAAATGAAGCAACTCGTTCATTGAGGCCTGTAAATAATCTTGGGAAACGCCCGAAGCCTGACCAGCGGAAGGAAGTAATGTTGGGAAAGAAGCGTGGCAGGCAGACCATGTATCTCGAGCTAGAAGATGTGAAGCAAGTCGGTGCTTCGAAGGCTTCAACTCCTACTAAGCAGATACCTGCACCACGAGCACTATTGAGAAGAGTAAGGGAAACCAATTCTGTGCTACCATCTGCTGATAGTGGGGAAAAGCAAGCACAATCTGTAATTGGGGATCCAGAAAAGGATGATCTATTGACTCATAAAGGCAATGATTTTGCAGAGTCAAATGATTGTAAAATCGAGAGTGATGAAAACAGTAATTCTGCGATTCCTGGACCTCCGGGAACATTAAATGGCTCGATAGATCTTCCTTTGCAAGTCCAAACACCACTTGTTTCTAGTCAAAGTTCTTCGAAGCATCTGCCTAATATAAAGCAACTTAGTCAGTGTTCTGGTAGGAAACCAGCAGTCCGTGGTTATGCTCATCCTAAATTAGCTGTAAAAGGACATCTTTCCAAGAAGCAAAGTTTTGTTAACATTCAAGATTCATCAGTGGAACGCCTATTGCGAGAGGTGACTAGTGAGAAATTTTGGAATCACCCAGGTAATGTGGTATCTCATATTAATTCTTGCACGTTAGTATGTCTATCCTAATGGTTATCTGTCTCCTTTCCGTTTTCTGTGTTATGTTTTCCTCTGTTTTTTACTATGAAGTTGCTACTCATGATCAAAATTGCTAGGTAGTTTGACACTTCTGTTCACATATAGTCTATCTTGAAAATTTCTTTTATGAAATGGCTCACATCATATCTTATTAGAATAATCTTCTATAATTTTTCAATACTCTGAAATGAACTTCAGAAAATTTAGGAGTGAGTTTTGGAGAGTGTCTAATGAAGACCGTGAACTGCAGCCAGTGTTCTGAAGCTTTTACCTCAACCttctgcaattttttttatgaaaacgACAATGCACTGTTACACATGCATTTTATTTGTTTGCTTACGCATATTTTATTTCTGAAATCAACAGATGAACAAAAGCTTGAGCGTGTTCCAGGTCGCTTTGATTCAGTAGAAGAGTATATTAGGGTGTTTGAGCCTTTGCTCTTTGAAGAATGCAGAGCACAGCTTTACAATAACTGGGAGGAGTCTTCAGAAATGGCTTCAAGCCATGTTAGGGTGGTCATAAAAAGCATTGAACGACGTGAAAGGGGTATTTCCTTATTACTTCTCCTTCTGCACTAGATCCTTAAATTGGTCTGATATTCAGTAAATGGAAgctctacatctctaatttgATATGTCTTCATTGAGTTCAACAGTATATGCTCATTGTGCCATTGTGTGTTAATTGGACTATTATTAAGCTTTCTTAAAATACTGATCCTAGGTTATTGCTACTCCTTGCTTTTTTCCTTGCTACACACATTTTTCTCCTTACAAGATAACTGTATGCATAAGATGATGTCAAACTCCACATACAAGATTATGGCTCATGCTTTCATTTTACTGTATGTTTTAGTTGTCTTGCCACTCATTTCAAGATATTCTGTGTTACCTGCGTCTAGGCATCCTCTGTCTTTAAAGTCTAAGATGCAGTATTTGTATGTTCTGTCCTGACAGCACAAGGTTATCATTCTTGATATTGGGGATTTGTTTCAAATGTAGTTTTCCTTTATTGTTCTTCTGGGAGAGACACATACTAGCCACAGCTTTTAATCTGGTTCAACTTTTGTGTTGGTTGTTGGTTCATTTTCACAGGATGGTTTGATGTGGTATTAATGCCACCATATGAATACAAATGGACATTTAAGGAAGGGGATGTAGCAGTTCTTTCAATGTGTATGCCTGGAGCAGGTTTtgcaaattattattaatactcTGAGTTTCTTCTTTATTCTGACTTAAGttcttcaaaagaaaaaaaccaTATGTTTACATGTTTCTCTGTTGATGCAATCCAGCTAATGCTAGGAGGAATGGTCCCTCACCTCTTGAAGATAAGGAGAAGCCAGAAGTTAATGGGCGTGTTGCAGGTACAATGAGGAGATACATGCCTATTGGTAACCAAGGACATACAGGAGTCACCCTTCACTTTTTTGTTGGCGATAACTACAACTCCAGCAGGTGAGCGATGCTTTTTTGCCTTACATGGTTTCTGTGGCCAGCCACACAATTTTCTGCATCAGCAACTGATTTCCTctccttttacttttttttttcaaaacacaGCAAGAATGATGATGATCATATTTTGCGGAAGCTCAGCCCTGGTGATCTCTGGTATCTGACTCCTCTTGGTTCTTTGGCGACAACACAGCGAGAATACATTGCCCTGCATGCGTTCCGGCATCTTCACGCTCAGGTTTTATTTGAAATTCAGTTATGTAGATGATAAGATGGACCACATTATGTTTTTATGTTGACAATTATCATACACTCTTGCAGATGCAAAATGCGATTATTCAACCTAGTCCTGACCAGTTCCCAAAATATGAAGAGCAACCACCTGCAATGCCTGATTGCTTTACACCAAGCTTTGTTGAACATCTACGCAGGACGTTTAATGGACCCCAGCTAGCTGCAATTCAATGGGCTGCAATGCATACTGCTGCTGGTATGTCAAGTGGTGTGGCAAAGAAGCAAGACCCGTGGCCTTTTACTTTAGTTCAGGGCCCTCCTGGTACTGGTAAAACACATACTGTGTGGGGGATGCTTAATGTGATCCATCTCGTCCAATATCAGCGTTACTATGCTGCATTGCTAAAGAAATTGGCACCTGAAAGTTATAAGCAGGTTGATGAGAGCAACTCAAACAGTACGGTGGCTGTGGTCTCTGGTTCAATTGATGAAGTTCTGCAGAGCATGAGTCAGAATCTCTTTCGAACTCTTCCAAAACTCTGCCCAAAGCCTAGGATGCTTGTCTGTGCTCCCTCAAATGCTGCAACCGATGAACTTCTTGCACGTGTCCTTGACCGAGGATTTATTGACGGGGAGATGAAAATTTATCGAGCTGACGTTGCTCGAGTTGGTGTGGATTCTCAGAATCGGGCAGCTCAGGCAGTTTCTGTTGAAGGAAGAACTGAGCAACTTTTGAAAAAGAGTCGTGAGGAAGTGTATGGCTGGATGCATAGTTTGAGGCTTCGTGAGACTCAGTTATCCCAGCAAATTGCATATCTGCAAAGAGAACTTAATGTTGTTGCTGCCACTGGTCATGCACAAGGATCTGTTGGTGTTGACCCTGACGTTCTTATGGCCAGAGACCAAAACCGAGATAGGTTACTTCAAAACCTCGCTGCAATAGTTGAAAATAGGGACAAAGTACTAGTTGAGATGTCCCGATTGCACATTTTAGAAGGGAGGTTTCGAGCTGGTGGGAACTTTAATTTCGAGGAAGCCCGTGCGGATCTGGAAGCAAGCTTTGCTAATGAAGCTGAAATTGTTTTTACTACAGTTTCAAGCAGTGGGCGCAAGCTGTTCTCTCGTCTAACTCATGGCTTTGACATGGTTGTGATCGATGAAGCAGCTCAAGCCAGTGAAGTAGGAATACTGCCACCACTTTCCCTCGGTGCAGCTCGCTGTGTTCTTGTCGGTGACCCTCAGCAGCTCCCTGCTACTGTCATCAGTAAGGCAGCTGGAACCTTGTTATATAGTAGAAGCCTTTTTGAGAGGTTCCAGCAAGCAGGTTGCCCGACAATGCTGTTATCTGTGCAGTATCGAATGCACCCATATATTCGGGATTTTCCTTCAAGGCACTTTTACCAAGGGCGCCTGACAGATAGTGATAGTGTTGCTTCTCTTCCAGATGAGGCATATTACAAAGATCCGCTGCTGAGGCCTTATATATTTTTTGATATTGCTGTTGGTCGAGAATCTCATCGAGGGGGTTCTGTCTCCTATCAGAACACACTAGAAGCACAGTTTTGTGTTCGTCTATATCAGCACATTCAGAAAACTATCAGATCGTTAGGTGTCAGGAGGGTGTCGGTTGGCATAATCACTCCATACAAACTGCAACTGAAATGTCTTCAACGGGAGTTCAAGGATGTTTTAAATTCAGAAGAAGGACGAGATGTCTATATTAATACTGTGGATGCTTTCCAAGGGCAAGAGCGTGATGTCATTATAATGTCTTGCGTTCGGGCTTCAAGTCATGGTGTTGGTTTTGTTGCAGATATTCGCCGCATGAATGTTGCTCTTACTCGTGCAAGAAGAGCCTTGTGGGTAAGTATTTTTTTAGTCCTTATCAATCCAATGTAGTTTCTTCTCTCATCTCCTCACCCGGCTTTGGCACAATTTGCAGGTGATGGGAAACGCAAAAGCGCTGGTGCAGTCTGATGATTGGGCTGCACTAATTAATGATGCCAAAGCTCGAAACTGTTACTTAGACATGAATTCTCTGCCTAAAGAATTTGTTTCCGAGCCTTCTACTTATGGTGCGTTTTCATCCACGATCTCTAATGCAAGGGGTTTGGGATCCGGGCCGAGTTATAGACCACAGGAGTCATATTCGAATTTCGGACCTTCAGAAGTGGATGCGAAGTCAACTTTACCTTATATTTCTCGACTTGGAAGTCATCGGTTCATGAGGCCAGGAACATAAATTCTTACATGAGTTCGATGATAGCTGGAAAATGAATGCTTCCGAAGGCGGCTGGTGTTTTGAGAAAGCAAAAGCTTGAATGCGGCAGCTGTTGCAAAGATGCAAATACCAATTCTCCACTGTCCTCGGATTATTGCTACTGGAATCCTTCTCTTCCTGAGATGTTTTTATAATCGAAAGGGAAGAAGTTTGAGTGCGTAGTCCTGTCTCGTGTTCCAGCTTCAAAGATGTTCAGAGTGGAGGGGTCCAAATGGCCGGGCGACTGCATTTTCACTGAAGGATTCCGAGCTCAGGTCGTGCCTCGACGCCTCAATATGTGTCTCGTCTGAAGTGGTTAATAAATGCATAGAATTTTATGATATTGCATCATCTATTATGACATACTCTGTCTCCAAAAACTCACTTCCGTTACGTGGATTGCAGTGATTGCTGAGAGGCCGGAGCGTTCATCTGCTAAGTATGCCCGAGCTGCTATACTTCCTCGCCTGAAAATGATCTCGGAGATGGAGGGTAATGGTGATAATGTTATCGAAGATGGCTCACATCTGAGCTGTTGGATTTGCTTCAAGGCTGCACGGTGGTGAAACCATGCCGGCATTTGACCTGAGGCAACCCCCGACTTTCAAGATCAGGGCTTGCCCACAAGGAACCAGAGGCGAACCGGTCGCCTCATGTCCCTATGAAAAATGAGGCCCCAAATATGCATGCGATTTTTCTGTTAATGATTATATGGTTTGTAAAACTAGTTAAATATTATGCAGTTCACTTTGaaataatttatgtatttaaaccTTTTGGTTTGTATAATATTTTCCCagcatttttctttctatccaATGCCTAAGCTTTTACTGCTAATTTTTTACTTTCTCATTTACTGTGTTCTGATTATATTTGTTACGATATGCTATTTCTTCCGTTTcttattaattgaattatttttcatttaaaaagtTCTAAAATAATagaatcatttctatttttagcaaaaagtaataCCCCTCCGTTCCACTTAAGTAGAAGCATTTCGATTTCatcactcgttttgaaaaaataatactactctcTCTAGTCAatctatttatttatcattttactACAGTGAGTGCTCACATGAATAGGTCCAAATAATAAATTGTGAATTATTTGAGATACATGTAAAAATAGAGTGTTAGTTGAGAtttttgtgtaaaataaaagagtGGGCCGCTTTTTATTCTTATCTACCATGATCATCACTCTTACGCTACATTTGGTAGCTATATTACAGTtagataagaaaaataatatgagtttatttgtgcatttggtaGCAATGTTACTTATTTGAATAGCCTGTGTTTTATATCCGGCCCGCACAAAGCCCACTAAAAAATCTATGTTTCAACCGTATATGTAACCCCCAATTTTACTATATTACATATCAGGATACCTAGTTAATTTTagtaaaatactccctccgtcccgggctactcgctcttttccttttcggcacggagattaaggaatgagtgtataggaaagtaaaaaatgacggctgtaggtgaaaatttttactaaaaatggaaagagtgcaagtaacttgggacgcccaaaaaggaaataagtgcgagtagtgcgggacggagggagtacatttttacCCATCAAATTTTTCTAACcttaaacaaaatataaacgTGCCTCCATATTTTTCC
This sequence is a window from Salvia splendens isolate huo1 chromosome 14, SspV2, whole genome shotgun sequence. Protein-coding genes within it:
- the LOC121765761 gene encoding helicase sen1-like isoform X2 → MQNSACPKGVVSIALDTETTDKKINKAKDGEEHSASEPKPRISRGNEATRSLRPVNNLGKRPKPDQRKEVMLGKKRGRQTMYLELEDVKQVGASKASTPTKQIPAPRALLRRVRETNSVLPSADSGEKQAQSVIGDPEKDDLLTHKGNDFAESNDCKIESDENSNSAIPGPPGTLNGSIDLPLQVQTPLVSSQSSSKHLPNIKQLSQCSGRKPAVRGYAHPKLAVKGHLSKKQSFVNIQDSSVERLLREVTSEKFWNHPDEQKLERVPGRFDSVEEYIRVFEPLLFEECRAQLYNNWEESSEMASSHVRVVIKSIERRERGWFDVVLMPPYEYKWTFKEGDVAVLSMCMPGAANARRNGPSPLEDKEKPEVNGRVAGTMRRYMPIGNQGHTGVTLHFFVGDNYNSSSKNDDDHILRKLSPGDLWYLTPLGSLATTQREYIALHAFRHLHAQMQNAIIQPSPDQFPKYEEQPPAMPDCFTPSFVEHLRRTFNGPQLAAIQWAAMHTAAGMSSGVAKKQDPWPFTLVQGPPGTGKTHTVWGMLNVIHLVQYQRYYAALLKKLAPESYKQVDESNSNSTVAVVSGSIDEVLQSMSQNLFRTLPKLCPKPRMLVCAPSNAATDELLARVLDRGFIDGEMKIYRADVARVGVDSQNRAAQAVSVEGRTEQLLKKSREEVYGWMHSLRLRETQLSQQIAYLQRELNVVAATGHAQGSVGVDPDVLMARDQNRDRLLQNLAAIVENRDKVLVEMSRLHILEGRFRAGGNFNFEEARADLEASFANEAEIVFTTVSSSGRKLFSRLTHGFDMVVIDEAAQASEVGILPPLSLGAARCVLVGDPQQLPATVISKAAGTLLYSRSLFERFQQAGCPTMLLSVQYRMHPYIRDFPSRHFYQGRLTDSDSVASLPDEAYYKDPLLRPYIFFDIAVGRESHRGGSVSYQNTLEAQFCVRLYQHIQKTIRSLGVRRVSVGIITPYKLQLKCLQREFKDVLNSEEGRDVYINTVDAFQGQERDVIIMSCVRASSHGVGFVADIRRMNVALTRARRALWVMGNAKALVQSDDWAALINDAKARNCYLDMNSLPKEFVSEPSTYGAFSSTISNARGLGSGPSYRPQESYSNFGPSEVDAKSTLPYISRLGSHRFMRPGT
- the LOC121765761 gene encoding helicase sen1-like isoform X1; translated protein: MGSKGRLIVDLNEPTTENEDDIDSVVCFQTQEAIPPSNIERKDLFVAPAGPIGDQDSEKEEGEWSDAEGSANASIGLHTQERGQVALMQNSACPKGVVSIALDTETTDKKINKAKDGEEHSASEPKPRISRGNEATRSLRPVNNLGKRPKPDQRKEVMLGKKRGRQTMYLELEDVKQVGASKASTPTKQIPAPRALLRRVRETNSVLPSADSGEKQAQSVIGDPEKDDLLTHKGNDFAESNDCKIESDENSNSAIPGPPGTLNGSIDLPLQVQTPLVSSQSSSKHLPNIKQLSQCSGRKPAVRGYAHPKLAVKGHLSKKQSFVNIQDSSVERLLREVTSEKFWNHPDEQKLERVPGRFDSVEEYIRVFEPLLFEECRAQLYNNWEESSEMASSHVRVVIKSIERRERGWFDVVLMPPYEYKWTFKEGDVAVLSMCMPGAANARRNGPSPLEDKEKPEVNGRVAGTMRRYMPIGNQGHTGVTLHFFVGDNYNSSSKNDDDHILRKLSPGDLWYLTPLGSLATTQREYIALHAFRHLHAQMQNAIIQPSPDQFPKYEEQPPAMPDCFTPSFVEHLRRTFNGPQLAAIQWAAMHTAAGMSSGVAKKQDPWPFTLVQGPPGTGKTHTVWGMLNVIHLVQYQRYYAALLKKLAPESYKQVDESNSNSTVAVVSGSIDEVLQSMSQNLFRTLPKLCPKPRMLVCAPSNAATDELLARVLDRGFIDGEMKIYRADVARVGVDSQNRAAQAVSVEGRTEQLLKKSREEVYGWMHSLRLRETQLSQQIAYLQRELNVVAATGHAQGSVGVDPDVLMARDQNRDRLLQNLAAIVENRDKVLVEMSRLHILEGRFRAGGNFNFEEARADLEASFANEAEIVFTTVSSSGRKLFSRLTHGFDMVVIDEAAQASEVGILPPLSLGAARCVLVGDPQQLPATVISKAAGTLLYSRSLFERFQQAGCPTMLLSVQYRMHPYIRDFPSRHFYQGRLTDSDSVASLPDEAYYKDPLLRPYIFFDIAVGRESHRGGSVSYQNTLEAQFCVRLYQHIQKTIRSLGVRRVSVGIITPYKLQLKCLQREFKDVLNSEEGRDVYINTVDAFQGQERDVIIMSCVRASSHGVGFVADIRRMNVALTRARRALWVMGNAKALVQSDDWAALINDAKARNCYLDMNSLPKEFVSEPSTYGAFSSTISNARGLGSGPSYRPQESYSNFGPSEVDAKSTLPYISRLGSHRFMRPGT